One stretch of Leadbetterella byssophila DSM 17132 DNA includes these proteins:
- a CDS encoding M48 family metallopeptidase — translation MNKTARFLISAGFLTLFVWSCQRVPLTNRKQFVGLVSSGEMMALSYTEYKGFMDTSKVLPSSDPNAQMVSRVGEKIRKAAEDYLIANNLSKLLDGYQWEFKTVKSNEVNAWCMPGGKVCFYTGILPICKSEAGVAVVMGHEVAHAIAEHGRERMSNALIANGITQAGALATGIATGNQDLMNLAGQVLGIGTQVGGTLPNSRKQESEADKIGLIFMAMAGYNPQEAVDFWKRMAEAGKNSQKPPQMLSTHPSDETRIADLQKNMDVAMKYYNTYKK, via the coding sequence ATGAACAAGACAGCAAGATTTTTAATCTCAGCAGGTTTTTTGACGCTCTTTGTCTGGTCCTGTCAGCGTGTTCCTCTGACAAACCGTAAGCAGTTTGTGGGGCTAGTAAGCTCTGGAGAAATGATGGCATTGAGCTATACAGAGTATAAGGGCTTTATGGATACTTCTAAAGTTTTACCTTCTTCTGATCCAAATGCACAGATGGTTAGTAGAGTAGGGGAAAAGATCAGGAAAGCGGCTGAAGATTATTTAATTGCCAATAATCTTAGTAAGTTATTAGACGGTTATCAATGGGAGTTTAAAACCGTGAAAAGCAATGAAGTAAACGCTTGGTGTATGCCGGGTGGGAAGGTTTGTTTTTATACGGGTATACTTCCTATTTGCAAATCTGAGGCCGGTGTGGCTGTAGTTATGGGTCATGAAGTGGCACATGCCATAGCTGAACATGGTAGAGAAAGGATGAGTAATGCATTGATTGCTAATGGTATTACACAAGCCGGTGCTTTAGCTACAGGTATTGCTACGGGAAATCAAGACTTAATGAATCTAGCGGGTCAGGTATTAGGTATAGGTACACAGGTAGGCGGGACTCTTCCTAACAGCCGTAAGCAAGAGTCTGAGGCGGATAAGATTGGTTTGATCTTCATGGCCATGGCCGGATATAACCCCCAAGAGGCTGTTGACTTCTGGAAAAGAATGGCGGAGGCCGGTAAGAATTCTCAAAAGCCACCGCAAATGCTATCCACTCACCCTTCTGATGAAACGCGTATCGCAGACCTTCAGAAGAACATGGATGTAGCAATGAAGTATTACAATACCTACAAAAAGTAA
- a CDS encoding fumarylacetoacetate hydrolase family protein, which translates to MKILAVGRNYLEHIKELGNQTPEEPVIFSKPETALLRNNEAFYYPDFSNDVHHELEIVLKISKMGKNIEEKFAHKYYDEIGLGIDFTARDIQSRLKAKGLPWDLAKGFNGSAPISEFVSKEDYDLKNLNFELEVNGELKQKGNTSLMIYSFDYLISFVSKYFTLKTGDLIFTGTPAGVSPVKVGDRLVASLEGKRMLDFEVK; encoded by the coding sequence ATGAAAATCTTAGCTGTAGGTAGAAACTATCTGGAACACATAAAAGAACTAGGTAATCAAACTCCTGAAGAACCTGTAATCTTTTCAAAACCAGAGACAGCACTATTACGAAATAACGAAGCCTTTTATTATCCAGATTTCTCCAATGATGTCCATCATGAACTTGAAATCGTGCTTAAAATATCCAAAATGGGTAAAAACATCGAAGAAAAATTTGCACATAAATATTATGATGAGATAGGTTTAGGTATAGATTTCACTGCAAGAGACATTCAATCTCGCTTAAAGGCCAAAGGATTACCCTGGGATTTAGCTAAGGGCTTCAATGGTTCAGCTCCCATATCGGAATTTGTATCGAAAGAAGATTATGATCTCAAAAATCTAAATTTTGAGCTTGAAGTCAATGGCGAACTAAAACAGAAGGGAAATACCTCTCTTATGATCTACTCATTTGACTACCTCATCTCTTTTGTATCAAAATATTTTACCTTAAAGACCGGAGATTTGATCTTTACAGGTACTCCCGCAGGCGTAAGTCCCGTTAAAGTAGGTGACAGACTAGTAGCCAGCTTAGAAGGCAAGCGCATGTTGGATTTTGAAGTAAAATAA
- a CDS encoding peptidoglycan DD-metalloendopeptidase family protein: MKKLIAGILLFTNFYGYAQGSFPKGYFIMPINPGQVTSLSGCFGDIRINHFHSGLDIRTGGQEGKRVVAAADGYVSRIRVQNGGYGNVLYITHPNGYTTVYAHLRDFRDDLSEFLTQKQYESKVWEIDVPLEAGKFPVKQGELVAFSGNTGGSGGPHLHFEIRDEKENALDPQQFGFKEIRDLTPPVIELISLKCMSADARINGKFGTFDFKPVRRANGTYALPQNLRATGTIGMEVLTYDKAGNSPFRQGVHKIELFMNDELQYRFKLDQMAFHNKLDMNIHVNYERLIGKGQKIHKCYVEEANSFDFYESNDHWGLLKIDKPNHQVKLKVSDSHGNKTQLDFSIQRDPSSSEVASETLNVFGRFLKINTSNPNVKIITYSGKEINLGTTDGNVVVYDLKEGFPEQVFLGDKKMSMPVNTAITLQNPRINLPQLKADFTGTLYDDAYINTEVNDEVLILHDDSIPLKGEARVAWTKTKGFNFPEKLKVYLEGSKRKFIGGEWSDKTIRFKTREFGTYRTLYDFDPPTITPRVVNENQLRFTISDKLSGIAKIECYVNGEWVLMDYEYKTGAIWARKKDPQQTFSGDVVLKITDNCNNTQSYETKI; this comes from the coding sequence ATGAAGAAATTAATAGCAGGAATTTTACTGTTCACCAACTTTTACGGATACGCTCAAGGTTCCTTTCCAAAGGGATATTTTATCATGCCCATTAATCCTGGACAGGTTACTTCCTTGTCAGGTTGTTTTGGCGATATCCGTATCAATCACTTTCATTCAGGTTTAGACATTAGAACGGGCGGACAGGAAGGAAAACGGGTAGTTGCAGCAGCAGATGGATACGTATCCAGAATCAGGGTTCAAAATGGAGGATATGGCAATGTACTCTACATCACTCATCCTAATGGTTATACCACCGTCTATGCTCACTTAAGAGATTTTAGAGATGATTTAAGCGAATTCCTGACACAAAAACAGTACGAATCCAAGGTTTGGGAGATAGATGTACCGCTGGAAGCAGGTAAATTTCCAGTGAAACAGGGTGAACTGGTAGCCTTTTCAGGTAATACAGGAGGCTCCGGAGGTCCTCACCTCCACTTCGAAATCAGGGATGAAAAAGAGAATGCTTTGGATCCCCAACAGTTCGGATTTAAGGAAATTAGAGATCTGACGCCTCCGGTGATAGAACTGATTTCCCTGAAATGTATGTCGGCTGACGCAAGAATCAACGGGAAGTTTGGGACGTTCGACTTCAAACCGGTGAGAAGAGCGAATGGCACATATGCCCTCCCTCAGAACCTTAGGGCCACCGGAACCATAGGTATGGAAGTACTGACGTATGATAAGGCAGGTAATTCTCCTTTCCGACAAGGTGTGCATAAGATTGAACTCTTCATGAACGATGAATTGCAATATCGTTTTAAGTTGGACCAAATGGCATTTCATAACAAACTTGACATGAACATTCATGTGAATTATGAAAGACTGATAGGTAAAGGACAAAAGATCCACAAATGCTATGTGGAAGAGGCGAATAGCTTTGATTTCTATGAATCCAATGACCACTGGGGCTTATTAAAGATTGATAAACCCAATCATCAAGTAAAACTGAAAGTAAGTGATTCTCATGGGAATAAAACACAACTGGATTTTTCCATCCAGAGAGATCCTTCAAGTTCGGAAGTAGCCTCTGAAACACTTAATGTTTTTGGTAGATTCCTGAAAATCAACACCAGTAACCCCAATGTGAAGATCATCACCTACTCTGGAAAAGAGATTAACCTGGGTACCACAGATGGAAATGTAGTGGTTTACGATCTTAAAGAAGGTTTTCCGGAGCAGGTATTTCTAGGCGACAAAAAAATGAGTATGCCCGTAAATACCGCAATCACTCTACAAAACCCTAGAATTAATTTGCCGCAGCTAAAAGCAGACTTCACAGGCACATTGTATGATGATGCATATATCAATACAGAAGTGAATGATGAAGTATTGATTTTGCACGATGATAGCATACCCTTAAAGGGAGAGGCAAGAGTAGCCTGGACCAAAACCAAAGGCTTTAACTTCCCGGAAAAACTAAAAGTATATTTAGAAGGAAGCAAAAGGAAGTTTATTGGAGGTGAATGGAGTGATAAAACCATTCGCTTTAAGACCAGAGAATTTGGCACCTACAGAACCTTGTATGACTTCGACCCTCCTACCATTACTCCGAGAGTGGTAAACGAGAACCAATTACGCTTTACCATCTCTGACAAGCTGTCAGGAATAGCTAAGATTGAATGCTACGTCAATGGAGAATGGGTCTTAATGGATTATGAATATAAGACCGGTGCTATTTGGGCAAGAAAAAAAGATCCACAGCAAACCTTCAGTGGAGATGTAGTATTGAAAATAACCGATAATTGTAATAATACCCAATCTTACGAGACTAAGATATGA
- the bcp gene encoding thioredoxin-dependent thiol peroxidase produces the protein MIQKGDKAPAFEAKNQDGKTVKLEDFKGKKLVVYFYPKDNTPTCTTEACNLRDNYHRFLKEGYEVVGVSPDSEKSHQKFKAKFELPFDLLSDKDLTLANAFGVWGEKFTFGKKYMGIKRTTFVIDAEGSVVDVITEVQSKIHADQILNS, from the coding sequence ATGATTCAGAAAGGAGATAAAGCACCTGCTTTTGAGGCGAAAAATCAAGACGGTAAAACCGTGAAATTAGAGGATTTTAAAGGAAAGAAACTAGTTGTATACTTTTATCCAAAAGACAATACACCTACCTGCACCACAGAAGCATGTAATCTAAGAGACAATTATCACCGATTTTTGAAAGAAGGATATGAAGTAGTGGGCGTTAGTCCGGATTCAGAAAAATCTCATCAAAAGTTTAAGGCTAAGTTCGAATTGCCTTTTGATTTACTTTCTGATAAAGATTTAACTCTAGCTAATGCTTTCGGAGTTTGGGGAGAGAAATTCACTTTCGGCAAGAAATATATGGGAATAAAGAGAACTACCTTCGTCATAGATGCCGAAGGTAGTGTAGTGGATGTGATCACAGAGGTACAGTCCAAAATACATGCTGATCAGATTCTCAATTCTTAG
- a CDS encoding M56 family metallopeptidase, whose protein sequence is MENFLQINLYLVVFFAFYWLFLRKETFFTANRFYLILSVLASFIIPTISIDYFNWPSDQFENTVWINDLPELAVTSKQVATSIAEVDFIQIIYVLGLIFFSLRFIFQFWKSIQLVRKSAVEPFSAYTFLGKLIVGEKALSSPAVLHHEWIHMKRWHSLDQIFFELLKVFLWVNPIVYLLKREIQLIHEYEADAYASKRVGSKAEYAATLISATFQINSEVLLGHSFNRPSSLKSRLIMLSKHNSKKQVWLKYTLTIPLVLCLIFLSNLAISQVKEDKVPSDDVVFIEVEEKPEFVGGVKAMYKFLGENIKYPQAAIKENIQGRVTAQFIVERDGSINEVKILNGPHPDMNAEVVRLLRKMPNWKPGKQQGKPVRVYYTIPVVFSMPKN, encoded by the coding sequence ATGGAGAATTTTCTTCAAATCAACCTGTATTTAGTGGTATTTTTTGCCTTTTACTGGCTTTTTTTGCGCAAGGAGACCTTTTTCACTGCGAATAGATTTTATCTTATCCTAAGTGTTTTAGCTTCTTTCATTATTCCGACTATTTCCATTGATTATTTCAATTGGCCTTCAGATCAATTCGAAAACACGGTGTGGATTAACGATTTGCCGGAATTAGCAGTTACAAGTAAGCAAGTGGCTACGTCTATTGCGGAAGTTGATTTCATACAAATCATTTATGTTCTGGGATTGATTTTCTTCTCACTACGTTTCATTTTTCAGTTCTGGAAATCCATTCAACTTGTTCGGAAGTCGGCAGTAGAACCCTTCTCGGCGTATACTTTTTTAGGTAAGCTAATAGTTGGGGAGAAGGCATTATCTAGCCCGGCAGTGCTTCATCATGAATGGATTCATATGAAGAGATGGCATTCTTTGGATCAAATCTTCTTTGAACTGTTGAAGGTATTCCTTTGGGTTAATCCTATAGTATACCTGCTAAAAAGAGAAATTCAACTCATCCACGAATATGAAGCAGATGCATATGCTTCCAAAAGGGTGGGATCGAAGGCTGAGTATGCAGCCACCTTGATCAGCGCTACTTTTCAGATAAATTCTGAGGTATTGTTAGGACATTCATTTAACCGACCTTCATCCTTAAAATCCCGATTAATTATGTTATCAAAGCACAATTCTAAAAAACAAGTTTGGTTGAAATATACCTTGACTATACCATTAGTCCTATGTTTGATTTTTTTATCCAATCTGGCCATCTCACAAGTGAAAGAAGATAAGGTACCCTCTGACGATGTAGTATTTATAGAGGTAGAAGAAAAACCGGAGTTTGTAGGTGGAGTGAAGGCTATGTATAAATTTTTAGGGGAAAACATTAAATATCCTCAAGCAGCTATTAAAGAGAATATCCAAGGAAGAGTAACTGCACAGTTTATCGTAGAAAGGGATGGTAGTATTAATGAAGTAAAAATTCTCAATGGCCCACATCCCGATATGAATGCAGAAGTGGTGAGGTTACTTCGCAAGATGCCTAATTGGAAACCGGGAAAACAGCAAGGGAAACCGGTACGGGTTTATTATACCATACCGGTGGTATTTTCCATGCCTAAGAATTGA
- a CDS encoding BlaI/MecI/CopY family transcriptional regulator, which yields MSEQLRELTRAEEEIMQVLWDKGKAYVKDIIEVLSEPKPAYNTVSTIVRILQQKGFVGHHAFGKTHQYFPIISKEEYRKFVTTKLMSGYFGNSVGNMVSFFVKEKKVDLKEVDELMKILEDLKKK from the coding sequence ATGTCAGAACAATTAAGAGAACTAACCAGAGCGGAAGAAGAAATCATGCAGGTCTTATGGGATAAAGGAAAGGCCTATGTCAAGGATATTATTGAAGTATTGTCAGAGCCTAAACCCGCATATAACACGGTGTCTACCATAGTTAGGATCTTACAACAGAAGGGGTTTGTGGGTCATCATGCCTTTGGGAAAACGCACCAATATTTTCCTATTATAAGTAAAGAGGAGTATAGAAAGTTTGTAACCACGAAGTTAATGAGCGGTTATTTCGGGAATTCAGTAGGGAATATGGTTTCCTTTTTCGTAAAGGAGAAAAAGGTGGACTTAAAAGAGGTGGATGAATTAATGAAGATTTTAGAAGATCTAAAGAAAAAATAA
- a CDS encoding transketolase: MQIKELQDIASQVRRDIVRMVHGCKSGHPGGSLGCTDILTALYFQQMKISNRKGKGGFLSFKMEGADEDLFFLSNGHISPLFYSVLARRGYFPVSELATFRKINSRLQGHPTTHEGLPGIRVASGSLGQGLSVAIGAALGKKLEQDPRTVYVLMGDGEQQEGQIWEAAQFASHHKVDNLVGIIDLNFQQIDGPTEKVMANRDLKAKYKAFGWNVMEIKEGNNMEACVAGLRKAKRLTGKGQPVLILLHTEMGAGVDFMMGTHKWHGTAPNDEQLATALAQLTETLGDY, translated from the coding sequence ATGCAAATCAAAGAACTTCAGGACATAGCCTCACAGGTTCGCAGAGACATCGTAAGGATGGTACATGGATGTAAATCCGGTCATCCGGGCGGCTCATTGGGCTGTACAGACATCCTAACTGCCCTGTATTTCCAGCAAATGAAAATCTCCAACAGAAAAGGTAAAGGTGGTTTTCTGAGCTTTAAAATGGAAGGAGCTGACGAAGATTTATTCTTCCTTTCAAACGGACATATTTCACCGCTTTTCTATTCCGTACTAGCAAGAAGAGGATATTTTCCTGTTTCGGAATTAGCTACATTCCGTAAGATCAACAGCAGATTACAGGGACACCCTACTACTCATGAGGGTTTACCGGGAATCCGCGTTGCGTCCGGTTCACTAGGTCAAGGTCTGTCAGTAGCCATCGGAGCTGCTCTTGGAAAAAAACTTGAGCAAGATCCCAGAACAGTTTATGTATTAATGGGTGATGGTGAACAGCAAGAAGGTCAAATTTGGGAGGCTGCGCAGTTTGCCTCGCACCACAAAGTAGATAATTTGGTGGGAATCATTGACCTTAACTTCCAACAAATCGATGGACCAACTGAAAAAGTGATGGCTAACCGTGACCTAAAGGCGAAGTACAAAGCTTTTGGTTGGAACGTAATGGAAATCAAAGAAGGCAATAACATGGAAGCCTGTGTGGCGGGCTTGAGAAAAGCGAAAAGATTGACCGGAAAAGGGCAACCGGTGTTGATCCTTCTACATACCGAAATGGGTGCCGGAGTAGACTTTATGATGGGTACGCACAAATGGCACGGTACCGCTCCGAATGATGAGCAACTAGCCACAGCTTTGGCACAATTAACCGAAACCTTGGGAGACTATTAA
- a CDS encoding transketolase family protein → MKKYTYTESKDTRSGFGDAMTELGQSHPNVVALCADLVGSLKLDNFIKNHPERFFQTGIAEANMIGIAAGLSITGKVPYATTFANFGSGRVYDQIRQSVAYSDKNVKIAVSHAGLTLGEDGATHQILEDLAMMRSMPNMVVINPCDYNQTKAATKAIADYHGPVYLRFGRPVVPVFTPADQKFEIGKAWMVNEGKDVTIIATGHLVWEAIQAGEKLEELGISAEIINIHTIKPLDTAAILKSVKKTGCVVTCEEHQANGGLGDAVAQFLTTEYLVPQEYIAVKDSFGESGTPDQLMAKYGLKADNIVAAAQKVISRKK, encoded by the coding sequence ATGAAGAAATATACATATACGGAATCAAAAGACACACGTTCAGGCTTTGGTGATGCCATGACTGAACTGGGACAGTCCCACCCGAACGTTGTAGCCCTTTGTGCCGACTTAGTGGGTTCACTGAAGTTGGACAACTTCATAAAAAATCATCCGGAAAGATTCTTTCAAACCGGTATTGCAGAAGCTAATATGATAGGTATAGCCGCGGGTCTATCTATTACAGGAAAAGTTCCCTATGCTACCACCTTTGCCAACTTCGGATCTGGTAGAGTTTATGACCAAATTCGGCAGTCGGTAGCTTACTCTGACAAAAACGTAAAGATCGCCGTATCTCACGCCGGTTTAACGCTAGGAGAAGACGGAGCTACACACCAAATCTTGGAAGATTTGGCTATGATGCGCTCCATGCCTAATATGGTGGTTATTAATCCTTGTGATTATAACCAAACAAAAGCCGCTACGAAAGCCATTGCAGATTATCACGGTCCGGTATACTTGAGATTTGGTAGACCAGTGGTTCCTGTATTCACTCCTGCTGATCAAAAATTTGAAATCGGTAAGGCATGGATGGTGAACGAAGGTAAAGATGTTACCATCATTGCCACAGGGCACTTGGTTTGGGAAGCCATTCAAGCCGGAGAAAAATTAGAGGAACTAGGCATATCTGCAGAGATCATCAATATACATACCATTAAGCCTCTTGATACAGCGGCAATCCTGAAATCTGTAAAGAAAACCGGATGTGTAGTAACTTGTGAAGAACATCAGGCTAATGGAGGACTTGGAGATGCCGTAGCTCAATTCCTAACTACTGAATACTTAGTACCGCAAGAATACATTGCCGTTAAAGACTCCTTTGGTGAATCAGGAACTCCTGACCAACTGATGGCCAAATACGGCTTGAAAGCAGACAATATTGTTGCTGCAGCACAAAAAGTAATCAGCAGAAAGAAATAA
- a CDS encoding RNA polymerase sigma factor, with the protein MKDDAIIELLENPESHEKAFRLILSSYKEKIYYHIRKIVVDHDDADDVTQETFIKIWRNLDKFRGDSKLYTWLYRIATNEALTFLQKKRKDMSVSIDDNEMLVATLESPQSDTYLSGDEIQIKLQKALLELTDKQRVVFNLKYFENLKYEEIAEITDTSVGGLKATYHFAVKKIEEYLSRA; encoded by the coding sequence ATGAAAGACGACGCGATCATCGAACTTCTGGAAAATCCGGAAAGCCACGAAAAGGCCTTTCGTCTAATCCTCTCTTCCTACAAAGAGAAGATCTATTACCACATTCGTAAAATAGTGGTTGACCATGATGATGCTGACGACGTAACACAAGAAACTTTTATCAAGATTTGGAGGAACCTCGACAAGTTTCGGGGTGACTCCAAACTTTATACTTGGCTGTACAGAATAGCTACCAACGAAGCACTTACCTTTTTGCAGAAGAAGCGTAAGGACATGTCTGTCTCTATTGATGACAATGAAATGTTAGTAGCTACCTTAGAATCTCCCCAATCAGACACTTACCTGAGTGGAGACGAGATTCAAATCAAACTACAAAAAGCTTTACTGGAACTAACCGACAAGCAAAGAGTAGTTTTCAACCTGAAATACTTTGAAAATCTGAAATATGAGGAAATCGCAGAAATAACAGATACCAGTGTAGGAGGACTTAAGGCAACTTACCATTTCGCCGTGAAGAAAATTGAGGAATATTTATCACGAGCTTAA
- a CDS encoding THUMP-like domain-containing protein encodes MQLYLQALALAKETTLSPDEFSLKFSGKLGPELLRQVARQIHYQKILQHKVPSWGENTIAPPSLNIEQSSSESTAKFKASLLNGNKGIDLSGGMGVDSYFLSENCELFIHNEPNTELSKIVQYNFSILGRKNVKFTQKKAEELPLEEADFIYLDPSRRDADLKKVFLPEDCSPNLPQLRERLLQFTPVILVKYAPMLDIKKAIKDLETVSEIWVLADKNEVKELIFKIERKVTSAPLIHAVNLGQSPFTFTFEEESNAAIPYARPKKYLYEPNAAIMKSGAFQTVAMKYNLGKLAKNSHLYTSDEYISDFPGRVLEIEEVTNFDKKRLKNRFSNQKVHVIVRNFPEKPEEIKKKMGWKDGGEHFVYFTTLENLQKTCIITKKVSQ; translated from the coding sequence ATGCAACTGTATCTTCAGGCTTTGGCCTTAGCCAAGGAAACCACCCTCAGCCCTGATGAATTCTCCCTTAAATTCTCAGGTAAATTAGGGCCCGAATTACTCCGGCAGGTAGCCCGACAAATCCACTACCAAAAGATACTCCAACATAAAGTACCTTCCTGGGGTGAAAATACCATAGCTCCCCCCTCTCTGAATATTGAGCAAAGTAGTTCTGAGTCCACTGCAAAATTCAAAGCCTCTTTATTAAATGGTAATAAAGGAATTGACCTTAGCGGTGGAATGGGGGTAGACTCCTATTTTCTATCTGAAAATTGTGAACTCTTCATTCATAACGAACCCAATACGGAATTATCCAAAATAGTACAGTATAACTTTTCTATACTTGGAAGAAAGAATGTCAAATTCACTCAGAAGAAAGCGGAGGAACTGCCTTTGGAGGAAGCGGACTTTATATATTTAGACCCTTCCAGGAGAGACGCGGATTTAAAAAAGGTGTTTCTTCCAGAAGATTGCTCCCCTAATCTACCTCAACTTCGAGAAAGATTACTGCAGTTTACTCCGGTCATTTTGGTAAAATACGCCCCCATGCTAGATATCAAAAAGGCCATCAAAGATTTGGAAACAGTGAGTGAAATCTGGGTACTGGCAGATAAAAATGAAGTGAAGGAGTTGATTTTTAAAATAGAAAGGAAGGTAACTAGTGCCCCATTGATTCATGCAGTGAATCTAGGACAATCTCCCTTTACATTCACCTTCGAAGAGGAAAGTAATGCTGCAATCCCATACGCGAGGCCCAAAAAGTACTTATACGAGCCCAATGCTGCCATCATGAAATCCGGAGCCTTCCAGACGGTAGCAATGAAATATAACCTAGGTAAATTAGCCAAAAATAGTCACCTTTATACTTCAGATGAGTACATCTCTGACTTCCCTGGAAGAGTTTTAGAAATTGAAGAAGTGACTAATTTTGATAAAAAACGTCTAAAAAATAGATTTTCAAATCAAAAAGTCCATGTCATAGTGAGAAACTTCCCCGAAAAACCGGAAGAAATCAAAAAGAAAATGGGATGGAAAGACGGAGGTGAACATTTTGTTTATTTCACCACCTTAGAAAATCTCCAGAAAACATGTATCATAACTAAAAAAGTAAGCCAATGA
- a CDS encoding acyl-CoA thioesterase → MTDVQELIELIKLERKGETVFLGKNYLSPWKRVFGGQVLAQALSAATQTVSEDRGVHSLHSYFLLPGDIEVPIVFEVERVRDGGSFSTRRVVAKQNGIPIFILSASFQIKGQEGFDHSLTMPQVKQPEELQSDEEIIKKYEKYIPNSLAELIYSRPFDFKIVEGFDLFDQSRKAPIRHVWFKTKQKADVSPDLHQQMMTYVSDYNLLITSTLPHIDGPYPTNVFMASLDHAIWFHREVNVNDWLLYALDSPSASNTRGFTRGNIFTRDGKLVASVAQEGLIRPLNK, encoded by the coding sequence ATGACAGACGTACAGGAATTAATAGAACTTATCAAACTGGAGAGAAAAGGAGAAACCGTATTCTTAGGAAAAAATTACCTATCCCCCTGGAAACGAGTATTTGGAGGACAGGTTTTAGCCCAAGCTTTAAGTGCAGCAACCCAGACGGTTTCAGAAGATAGAGGTGTACATTCCTTACACTCTTATTTCCTCTTGCCCGGGGACATTGAAGTTCCTATTGTATTTGAAGTAGAAAGAGTGCGTGACGGAGGTAGTTTTAGTACTAGAAGAGTAGTGGCAAAACAAAACGGTATTCCCATCTTTATCCTTTCTGCATCCTTCCAAATCAAAGGACAGGAAGGTTTTGATCACAGCTTAACCATGCCTCAAGTAAAACAACCTGAAGAATTGCAGAGCGATGAAGAGATCATAAAGAAGTATGAAAAATATATTCCAAATTCACTGGCAGAGCTCATCTATTCTCGTCCCTTTGATTTTAAAATAGTGGAAGGTTTTGACCTTTTTGATCAATCCAGAAAGGCCCCAATTCGTCATGTTTGGTTCAAGACCAAACAAAAAGCTGACGTATCCCCAGATCTCCATCAACAAATGATGACCTATGTTTCAGACTATAACCTTCTGATCACTTCCACCCTGCCTCATATTGACGGTCCCTATCCCACAAATGTCTTTATGGCAAGCCTGGATCATGCTATCTGGTTTCACAGGGAAGTAAATGTGAATGATTGGTTACTGTATGCACTAGACAGCCCTTCTGCCTCTAATACTAGAGGTTTTACTCGTGGAAATATCTTCACACGTGACGGAAAGTTGGTTGCGTCAGTTGCCCAGGAAGGACTTATCAGACCCTTAAATAAATAA
- a CDS encoding NAD(P)H-dependent flavin oxidoreductase: MKTLSELQLPLVAAPMFIISTPKLVTACCKSGVVGTFPALNARTSEALEEWIIGIKQELQDFEDKTGQEPAPFGINLIVHPSNTRLEADIQIIIKHKVPLVITSLGAISQIVDAVHSYGGIIFHDVIKRRHAEKAAEAGVDGLILVCAGAGGHAGLLNPMAFVGEVRTFFSKTILLSGCISHGGDIAAALAMGADFAYAGTMFIATEECAAANEYKEMVLDSRAEEIVYTAAISGVNASFLEKSLKANGISPEEWGKSAKLDFGSEAKAWKNVWSAGQGVGSIQEILRTEKRINQLKEEFRASIKKLNSYI; encoded by the coding sequence ATGAAAACCTTAAGTGAATTACAGTTGCCCCTGGTAGCTGCTCCTATGTTTATTATCTCCACACCAAAACTCGTTACAGCCTGCTGTAAATCAGGGGTAGTAGGCACCTTTCCGGCACTAAATGCACGTACTTCAGAGGCCTTAGAAGAATGGATAATAGGGATAAAGCAGGAATTGCAAGATTTTGAAGACAAAACTGGACAAGAACCTGCACCCTTCGGCATAAATCTGATTGTGCATCCTAGTAATACCCGACTAGAAGCAGATATACAGATCATAATAAAACATAAGGTTCCTTTAGTTATTACATCTTTAGGGGCAATAAGTCAGATTGTCGATGCTGTGCACTCTTATGGAGGAATAATCTTCCATGATGTTATCAAGAGAAGACATGCTGAAAAAGCTGCTGAAGCCGGAGTGGATGGACTCATTCTGGTTTGCGCAGGAGCCGGTGGGCATGCGGGATTGCTTAATCCTATGGCTTTTGTAGGTGAAGTCCGTACCTTTTTTTCTAAGACCATTCTCCTTTCGGGATGCATAAGTCATGGTGGAGATATTGCCGCAGCTTTAGCCATGGGAGCAGATTTTGCCTATGCAGGAACCATGTTTATAGCCACAGAAGAATGCGCCGCTGCAAATGAATACAAAGAAATGGTGCTAGATAGTAGGGCCGAAGAGATAGTTTATACAGCAGCCATTTCCGGAGTAAATGCCAGTTTCCTTGAAAAAAGCCTCAAGGCGAACGGAATAAGTCCGGAGGAATGGGGTAAGAGTGCGAAGCTGGACTTTGGATCTGAAGCCAAAGCCTGGAAAAACGTATGGTCAGCCGGACAAGGCGTAGGTTCCATTCAGGAAATCTTAAGGACCGAAAAGAGGATTAACCAACTAAAAGAAGAATTCAGAGCAAGCATAAAGAAGTTAAATTCCTATATCTAA